The Streptomyces sp. HUAS CB01 genome has a segment encoding these proteins:
- a CDS encoding RICIN domain-containing protein, translated as MPGRRRLEKPQRHRSRRLIFGTAAVAVMAVIGGVAYESLQGANAERPLPLAQGENGADAAVATEPAKEPAREKEPEPIEDVPRSDPERGLVYEGLKPAPEGDPCAGVYRTTSGHCTHGPDAPPKGVDIKKDTPPAVRTAAPAQDPTRTGGARPSGGELPRTSTPALDASARKAGGPPAAGGSGTTAGAANGPAGQAVQCEGDGSSGNRVQVVYVHAPGNDRYAQYFASFRKWAADADLIYSESAKDTGGVRHIRYVTAADCTPTVLNIELPASALAEFSATNRALAAKGLDRRDRKYMIFADAQVYCGIGTFAGDERPGQNNLSNFGPSYGRTDTGCWGGHTAAHELGHNLGAVNNSAPNTSRGAHCTDEWDVMCYSDSPYYPKMRSICQDGKYENRLDCNHDDYFHTNPRPGSYLATHWNIADSQFLMRAATGTTPNPGPTTPTPRPTPTPAPTNGSGTGPAVTVGQIAPDSAVASWPAVNGAAWYQIFLGDQPLGWVQTTSARLYNLRPGTDYTVSVSVRDASGRDSGRGRATAFRTTTGGGGGGTTPTPGTRRLLTNGATGTAAEIWGGHSADNTVLVGSQRTGYAQQQWYFDTAGAGHSRIRSAVSGKCLQAGGTPGPGMWVAQQPCRDIAAQRWRITGSGGGVTVSAGDSGYVLGVSNRPYYGSWLIELQHATGAPAQVWTVQKAS; from the coding sequence TTGCCCGGACGTCGAAGACTCGAGAAGCCCCAGCGCCACAGATCCCGCCGGCTCATATTCGGCACGGCCGCCGTCGCCGTGATGGCGGTCATCGGGGGAGTGGCCTACGAGTCGCTGCAGGGCGCGAACGCGGAACGACCGCTTCCGCTCGCCCAGGGGGAGAACGGCGCCGACGCGGCCGTGGCCACGGAACCGGCCAAGGAGCCGGCCCGGGAGAAGGAACCCGAGCCCATCGAGGACGTTCCCCGGAGCGACCCGGAGCGGGGTCTGGTCTACGAAGGGCTGAAGCCCGCGCCCGAGGGGGATCCGTGCGCGGGGGTGTACCGCACGACGAGCGGTCACTGCACCCACGGCCCCGACGCCCCTCCGAAGGGCGTCGACATCAAGAAGGACACCCCGCCCGCGGTGAGGACGGCCGCCCCCGCCCAGGACCCGACACGGACCGGCGGCGCCAGGCCCTCCGGCGGCGAGCTGCCGCGTACCTCCACCCCCGCGCTGGACGCGTCCGCCCGCAAGGCCGGCGGCCCGCCCGCCGCCGGGGGTTCCGGGACCACGGCCGGCGCGGCGAACGGGCCCGCCGGGCAGGCCGTGCAGTGCGAGGGTGACGGCAGCAGCGGCAACCGGGTCCAGGTCGTGTACGTCCACGCCCCCGGGAACGACCGGTACGCGCAGTACTTCGCGTCGTTCCGCAAGTGGGCCGCCGACGCCGACCTCATCTACTCGGAGAGCGCCAAGGACACCGGTGGCGTCCGGCACATCCGGTACGTGACGGCCGCCGACTGCACCCCGACCGTGCTCAACATCGAGCTCCCGGCCTCCGCGCTCGCCGAGTTCAGCGCCACCAACAGGGCGCTCGCCGCGAAGGGCCTCGACCGCCGTGACCGCAAGTACATGATCTTCGCGGACGCGCAGGTCTACTGCGGCATCGGCACCTTCGCCGGGGACGAGCGTCCCGGCCAGAACAACCTCAGCAACTTCGGCCCCTCCTACGGCCGTACCGACACCGGCTGCTGGGGCGGCCACACGGCCGCGCACGAACTCGGCCACAACCTGGGCGCCGTGAACAACAGCGCCCCCAACACCTCCCGCGGCGCGCACTGCACCGACGAGTGGGACGTCATGTGCTACTCGGACAGCCCGTACTACCCGAAGATGCGCAGCATCTGCCAGGACGGGAAGTACGAGAACCGGCTGGACTGCAACCACGACGACTACTTCCACACCAACCCCCGGCCGGGCAGCTATCTGGCCACGCACTGGAACATCGCGGACAGCCAGTTCCTGATGCGCGCCGCCACCGGCACCACCCCGAACCCGGGCCCGACCACCCCCACGCCCCGGCCGACACCGACCCCGGCTCCCACGAACGGCTCCGGCACCGGACCGGCCGTCACCGTCGGACAGATCGCGCCCGACTCCGCCGTCGCGAGCTGGCCGGCGGTGAACGGGGCGGCCTGGTACCAGATCTTCCTCGGCGACCAGCCGCTCGGCTGGGTGCAGACGACCAGCGCCCGGCTCTACAACCTGAGGCCCGGCACCGACTACACCGTGTCCGTGTCGGTGCGGGACGCCTCCGGCCGGGACAGCGGGCGCGGCAGGGCGACCGCGTTCCGCACCACCACCGGCGGCGGTGGCGGGGGGACGACCCCGACGCCCGGCACGCGCCGGCTGCTCACCAACGGCGCCACCGGAACGGCCGCCGAGATCTGGGGCGGGCACAGCGCGGACAACACGGTCCTCGTCGGTTCGCAGCGCACCGGGTACGCCCAGCAGCAGTGGTACTTCGACACCGCCGGCGCCGGCCACAGCCGCATCCGGTCCGCCGTCTCGGGCAAGTGCCTCCAGGCCGGCGGCACTCCCGGCCCGGGGATGTGGGTCGCGCAGCAGCCCTGCCGGGACATCGCGGCCCAGCGGTGGCGGATCACGGGCAGCGGCGGCGGGGTGACCGTCTCCGCCGGCGACAGCGGCTACGTCCTCGGTGTCAGCAACCGCCCGTACTACGGGTCGTGGCTGATCGAGCTCCAGCACGCCACCGGTGCGCCGGCGCAGGTGTGGACGGTCCAGAAGGCGTCCTGA
- a CDS encoding trypsin-like serine protease: MPYSRPLRFTALATALTAVPLALSAVPASAVTGGTVPTGSAFAFTARLDIGDTARGCSAVLVDAEWLLTAASCFADDPVAGLAVSAGAPKQKTTAVIGRTDLTGTQGAERRVVELVPRTDRDVVLARLNRPVTNVTPVALATTAPSAGEELTFAGYGRTKDEWAPLKLHTGTYTVDSAAATTAGVTGKNGAAACSGDSGGPVVRVTGGTATLAALTSQSWQSGCFGAEATETRTGGVAARVDDLASWVNSKAGATRITDFNGDGIEDIAISDPKAVVGADDGAGVVRIVYGGGKGTAEINQDLDWVPGGAEEGDWFGEALATVDHNEDGYTDLVVGTPSEDLGTAPDAGMVDVFYGAAGGIGTGATKGVHFEQGTGTGAMAASAGENGDRMGHAVAAGRTAAGEPYLVIGVPGETLGSVAKAGSAFYVRGATNVAVHQDKPDVPGNAEANDRFGTSVAGNAHHIAIGNPDEAIGTLADSGGVAVFKHGGADGVPTPLFGLDQDLDTVSGAAEAGDEFGASLSLVEYRPSGAATATDSFLAVGSPGEALDVDGAEKTDAGRVVTFRITAAGAFSEVDALWQGTADDTLSGTAETGDRFGEKVTAVNTAPRATSTVSTLRVAVGIPGETVGTAAGAGAVQTFPLLGTAGDSDVWIEAGNPAGLPGTPGAGQHVGRSLTFTGTNLYVGMPYGPALGAVHVLPWPNVSGGTKAAVTTHKPGAGGLPPTGGRFGYAAK; this comes from the coding sequence ATGCCGTACTCCAGACCCCTGCGCTTCACCGCGCTGGCCACCGCTCTGACCGCGGTCCCCCTCGCTCTGAGCGCCGTACCCGCTTCCGCCGTCACCGGCGGCACCGTCCCCACCGGCAGTGCCTTCGCCTTCACGGCGCGCCTCGACATCGGCGACACGGCCCGGGGCTGCTCCGCCGTGCTGGTCGACGCCGAGTGGCTGCTCACCGCGGCCAGTTGTTTCGCCGACGACCCGGTCGCGGGCCTCGCCGTGTCCGCCGGTGCCCCGAAGCAGAAGACCACCGCCGTCATCGGCCGCACCGACCTGACCGGCACCCAGGGTGCCGAGCGCCGCGTCGTGGAGCTGGTCCCGCGCACCGACCGCGATGTGGTCCTGGCCCGCCTCAACCGCCCGGTCACCAACGTCACGCCCGTCGCCCTGGCCACCACAGCTCCGTCCGCGGGCGAGGAGCTGACGTTCGCGGGCTACGGCCGAACCAAGGACGAGTGGGCGCCGCTGAAGCTGCACACCGGCACGTACACGGTGGACTCTGCGGCCGCCACCACGGCCGGCGTCACCGGCAAGAACGGCGCGGCCGCGTGCAGCGGCGACTCCGGCGGTCCCGTGGTCCGCGTGACGGGCGGTACGGCCACCCTGGCGGCCCTCACCAGCCAGTCCTGGCAGAGCGGTTGTTTCGGTGCGGAGGCGACCGAGACCCGTACCGGCGGCGTCGCCGCCCGTGTCGACGACCTGGCCTCCTGGGTGAACTCCAAGGCCGGTGCCACGCGCATCACCGACTTCAACGGTGACGGCATCGAGGACATCGCGATCTCCGATCCCAAGGCCGTCGTCGGCGCCGACGACGGGGCCGGTGTGGTCCGGATCGTGTACGGCGGCGGCAAGGGCACCGCCGAGATCAACCAGGACCTCGACTGGGTGCCGGGCGGCGCCGAGGAGGGCGACTGGTTCGGTGAGGCCCTCGCCACCGTCGACCACAACGAGGACGGCTACACCGACCTGGTCGTCGGCACCCCCTCCGAGGACCTCGGCACGGCGCCCGACGCGGGCATGGTCGACGTCTTCTACGGCGCCGCCGGCGGCATCGGCACGGGTGCCACGAAGGGCGTCCACTTCGAGCAGGGCACCGGCACGGGCGCCATGGCGGCCTCGGCCGGCGAGAACGGCGACCGTATGGGCCACGCCGTCGCCGCCGGGCGGACCGCCGCGGGCGAGCCGTACCTGGTGATCGGCGTTCCCGGCGAGACCCTCGGGTCCGTCGCCAAGGCGGGCAGCGCGTTCTACGTGCGCGGCGCCACCAACGTCGCCGTACACCAGGACAAGCCGGATGTCCCGGGCAACGCGGAGGCGAACGACCGCTTCGGCACCAGCGTCGCGGGCAATGCCCACCACATCGCCATCGGCAACCCCGACGAGGCGATCGGCACCCTGGCGGACTCCGGTGGCGTGGCGGTCTTCAAGCACGGTGGCGCGGACGGCGTTCCCACCCCGCTGTTCGGTCTCGACCAGGACCTCGACACCGTCTCCGGCGCCGCCGAGGCGGGCGACGAGTTCGGCGCCTCGCTGTCCCTGGTCGAGTACCGTCCGTCGGGCGCCGCGACCGCCACGGACTCGTTCCTCGCCGTCGGCTCGCCCGGTGAGGCCCTGGACGTGGACGGCGCCGAGAAGACCGACGCGGGCCGCGTCGTCACCTTCCGCATCACCGCCGCGGGCGCCTTCAGCGAGGTCGACGCGCTCTGGCAGGGAACCGCGGACGACACCCTGTCCGGCACCGCCGAGACCGGCGACCGCTTCGGCGAGAAGGTCACCGCAGTCAACACCGCACCGCGGGCGACGAGCACCGTCTCGACGCTGCGGGTCGCGGTCGGCATCCCCGGCGAGACCGTCGGCACGGCGGCGGGCGCGGGAGCGGTCCAGACGTTCCCGCTCCTCGGCACGGCGGGCGACTCCGACGTCTGGATCGAGGCGGGCAACCCCGCGGGCCTGCCCGGCACCCCCGGCGCCGGCCAGCACGTCGGCAGGAGCCTCACCTTCACCGGCACGAACCTGTACGTCGGCATGCCGTACGGCCCCGCCCTCGGCGCGGTCCACGTCCTGCCCTGGCCGAACGTGAGCGGCGGCACGAAGGCAGCCGTGACCACCCACAAGCCCGGTGCGGGCGGTCTCCCGCCGACCGGCGGCCGCTTCGGCTACGCGGCCAAGTAG
- a CDS encoding DUF6086 family protein yields MSYPFELDGETLWDAGYHSGRLYASLAHGAAEFLELPSGLTPNDQGGCDVDPEQFRVFVEGLHELYASTRNEVLHGLAHGLLATSLVLLERAGGTVALTPPHVATLLEEKALLAHSMAV; encoded by the coding sequence TTGAGTTACCCCTTCGAACTCGACGGCGAGACGCTCTGGGACGCCGGCTACCACAGTGGCCGGCTCTACGCCTCCCTGGCCCATGGCGCGGCCGAGTTCCTGGAGTTGCCGTCGGGACTGACCCCGAACGATCAGGGTGGATGTGACGTGGACCCGGAGCAGTTCCGGGTCTTCGTCGAGGGCCTGCACGAGCTGTACGCCTCGACCCGGAACGAGGTGCTGCACGGGCTGGCCCACGGTCTGCTGGCCACCTCGCTCGTCCTGCTGGAGCGCGCGGGCGGGACCGTCGCCCTGACACCTCCGCACGTGGCAACCCTCCTCGAAGAGAAGGCCTTGCTGGCGCATTCCATGGCGGTGTAG
- a CDS encoding ALF repeat-containing protein, with protein MLGSAPAAVAAPAAGPGQVAALAEATPTDRGLVVDHWKAGGPGVKAAAEAALTGSDAEVQAFLAAADGLSLQDERVSAAQLASVGGTELMAAARAALSGTPDELKDFLDDGWEDPWEQDQRVHVARIISTSGPIVADAGRAALNGSPDDVRTFLREGQYTQREQDERVQLVQVISVGGTNVRAAGQLALAGTPADIREFLEVGQFVARDKDQEHATVAQLAEQAKEAGRQAAKETASAKTESAKAIEAAKLAKEAALKAAAEAEAAKDDTAKAARAAGRAAKAASQAAASAQQAIDASRAANNSARVAANAASQAAAAAAGASQAASRARGAAADAAVDERNADAARVAAENARTAAKGADLAADAADQASKAATAAGDAAASAAGAGANANLAANAAVEASNYAGESSAAAAQARAAAAATKRHAAEANRAAAAAEALARKAAKAAGEARDATRSAAKHANNAAAAADDAAEHAGDAATAAAKSTAHANAATDAANAATAAVVKAQQVYTLAREVEAEELLGRTNAGIERARDQKAADATKTAARAAFEQAVKDRDAERARLVAEAAEPGADPAAVADQGRALAVLAMKNGTAWGRGAAEAALAGPDEVVIDYLRTGWTTAKEQDERSYVERLAEESEVAGVRAAAETALDGDAAAVTAFTTSGQYQAAAQNMRVAIAQAISGAGPVLTDAGRTALNSGDPKKYSEFLIKTQFTARTQDERVKAAQLNASGGPEVRSAARIALEGSPQTLHAFIGSGQYKAARKDHLSATHVAGVQKLIAEAAKIAATAQQNAATAQKVAALARKASAEANQWAKKADASAAEAKDHAEEAAEHAKDAEASAASAAASATTARNAANQANIAAEDAARSATDATLSSEMAQASASSAWIAAEQARQSSIAAGEDAKAALKAATEAFTIAVKKHREEEEARRKAAIAAKQKAMNDPGYRARKMYRCGQAIVPCDPQEFARWCQHNEIGCDILSMGDEFGDAMEQLWGVTSELTGLTELEACLDNKDFEHCSSLAADVLIGAKLKALEKAYDGLKLLKRGCRVVSKASRAGNVSRSSFTSSFSFARSSSDDYECLEGLTDHKVYDPDTGNIITDIDLFEKGVMWELRTAIYGESDWLKKHVDTKLANYLKCRKLLPGYENAPIGFRFTKSGMDSRFRAALEQRFAQLRQDHPDLDLRLEIAD; from the coding sequence TTGCTCGGTTCCGCACCGGCCGCGGTCGCGGCACCGGCTGCGGGCCCCGGGCAGGTCGCCGCTCTGGCGGAGGCGACCCCGACCGACCGTGGTCTGGTGGTCGACCACTGGAAGGCGGGCGGGCCGGGGGTCAAGGCGGCTGCTGAGGCGGCCTTGACCGGCAGCGATGCCGAGGTGCAGGCGTTCCTGGCGGCCGCGGACGGGCTCTCGCTCCAGGACGAGCGGGTGTCCGCCGCGCAGCTTGCCAGCGTCGGCGGTACGGAGCTGATGGCCGCCGCGCGAGCAGCGCTGTCCGGCACTCCCGACGAGTTGAAGGACTTCCTGGACGACGGCTGGGAAGACCCGTGGGAGCAGGACCAGCGTGTTCATGTCGCACGGATCATCAGTACCAGTGGCCCGATCGTCGCGGACGCGGGGCGGGCCGCGCTGAACGGTTCGCCGGACGACGTCCGCACGTTCCTGCGCGAAGGGCAGTACACCCAGCGCGAGCAGGACGAGCGGGTGCAGTTGGTGCAGGTCATCAGCGTGGGCGGGACCAACGTCCGTGCGGCGGGGCAGCTCGCCCTGGCCGGTACCCCTGCGGACATCCGGGAGTTCCTGGAGGTCGGCCAGTTCGTCGCGCGTGACAAGGACCAGGAGCACGCCACCGTCGCCCAGCTCGCCGAGCAGGCGAAGGAGGCCGGCCGGCAGGCCGCGAAGGAGACCGCTTCGGCGAAGACCGAGTCGGCGAAGGCGATCGAGGCGGCGAAGCTCGCCAAGGAAGCCGCGCTGAAGGCCGCGGCCGAGGCCGAGGCCGCGAAGGACGACACGGCGAAGGCGGCGCGCGCGGCCGGTCGTGCGGCGAAGGCGGCCTCGCAGGCGGCGGCGTCCGCACAGCAGGCGATCGACGCCTCGCGTGCGGCGAACAACTCGGCGCGGGTCGCAGCGAACGCGGCGTCCCAGGCGGCCGCCGCGGCGGCGGGTGCCTCGCAGGCCGCGTCGCGCGCGCGTGGTGCGGCGGCGGATGCCGCGGTGGACGAGCGGAACGCGGATGCGGCGCGGGTGGCCGCCGAGAACGCACGTACCGCTGCCAAGGGTGCCGACCTCGCCGCTGACGCGGCCGACCAGGCGTCGAAGGCGGCCACCGCCGCCGGGGATGCGGCGGCGTCCGCCGCGGGTGCGGGTGCCAACGCGAACCTCGCGGCCAACGCGGCGGTCGAGGCGAGCAACTATGCCGGCGAGTCCAGCGCGGCGGCTGCCCAGGCGCGGGCCGCGGCAGCGGCAACCAAGCGGCACGCCGCCGAGGCGAATCGCGCGGCTGCTGCCGCCGAGGCGCTGGCGCGCAAGGCGGCGAAGGCCGCCGGTGAGGCACGTGACGCGACCCGGTCGGCCGCCAAGCACGCGAACAACGCGGCCGCGGCGGCCGACGACGCGGCCGAGCACGCGGGTGACGCGGCCACCGCGGCGGCGAAGTCGACGGCGCACGCGAATGCGGCGACCGACGCGGCGAACGCGGCGACGGCCGCGGTGGTCAAGGCACAGCAGGTCTACACCCTCGCGCGAGAGGTGGAGGCCGAGGAACTGCTGGGCCGTACGAACGCCGGTATCGAGCGAGCCAGGGACCAGAAGGCGGCGGACGCCACGAAGACGGCGGCCCGTGCGGCGTTCGAGCAGGCGGTCAAGGACCGGGACGCGGAGCGGGCCCGGCTGGTCGCCGAGGCGGCCGAGCCCGGCGCCGATCCGGCGGCCGTGGCGGACCAGGGCCGCGCCCTCGCCGTGCTGGCGATGAAGAACGGCACGGCCTGGGGACGGGGCGCGGCCGAAGCCGCACTGGCCGGCCCCGACGAGGTCGTCATCGACTACCTGCGCACCGGCTGGACGACGGCGAAGGAGCAGGACGAGCGCTCCTACGTCGAGCGGCTGGCCGAGGAGAGTGAGGTCGCGGGGGTGCGGGCGGCTGCCGAGACCGCGCTCGACGGCGACGCCGCCGCGGTCACGGCGTTCACCACCAGTGGGCAGTACCAGGCCGCGGCCCAGAACATGCGGGTGGCGATCGCGCAGGCCATCTCCGGTGCCGGCCCCGTCCTCACCGACGCCGGCCGTACGGCGCTGAACAGCGGGGACCCGAAGAAGTACAGCGAGTTCCTGATCAAGACGCAGTTCACGGCGCGGACCCAGGACGAGCGGGTCAAGGCGGCCCAGCTGAATGCTTCCGGCGGGCCGGAGGTCAGGTCCGCCGCCCGGATCGCTCTGGAGGGCTCCCCGCAGACCCTGCACGCCTTCATCGGCTCCGGTCAGTACAAGGCGGCCCGTAAGGACCATCTGTCCGCCACGCATGTGGCCGGGGTCCAGAAGCTGATCGCGGAGGCGGCGAAGATCGCGGCCACCGCGCAGCAGAACGCCGCCACCGCTCAGAAGGTCGCCGCCCTCGCCCGCAAGGCGTCCGCGGAGGCCAACCAGTGGGCGAAGAAGGCCGACGCCTCGGCCGCCGAGGCCAAGGACCACGCGGAGGAGGCCGCGGAGCATGCCAAGGACGCCGAGGCGTCGGCGGCCAGCGCCGCCGCTTCCGCCACCACCGCCCGCAACGCCGCCAACCAGGCCAACATCGCTGCCGAGGACGCCGCCCGTTCCGCCACGGACGCCACGCTCTCCTCGGAGATGGCCCAGGCATCGGCCTCCAGCGCCTGGATCGCCGCCGAGCAGGCACGCCAGTCCTCGATCGCCGCGGGCGAGGACGCCAAGGCCGCTCTCAAGGCGGCCACCGAGGCGTTCACCATCGCCGTCAAGAAGCACCGCGAGGAGGAGGAAGCCCGCCGTAAGGCGGCCATCGCCGCCAAGCAGAAGGCGATGAACGACCCCGGCTACCGCGCCCGGAAGATGTACCGCTGCGGCCAGGCCATCGTCCCCTGTGATCCGCAGGAATTCGCCCGCTGGTGCCAGCACAACGAAATCGGCTGCGACATCCTCTCCATGGGCGACGAATTCGGCGACGCCATGGAACAGCTCTGGGGAGTCACGTCCGAACTCACCGGCCTCACCGAACTCGAAGCCTGCCTCGACAACAAGGACTTCGAGCACTGCTCAAGCCTCGCCGCGGACGTCCTCATTGGCGCCAAGCTGAAGGCACTGGAGAAGGCCTACGACGGCCTCAAGCTGCTGAAGCGCGGCTGCAGGGTGGTCAGCAAGGCCAGCAGGGCCGGCAACGTCAGCAGGTCGAGTTTCACATCGTCCTTCTCGTTCGCACGGTCGAGCAGTGATGACTACGAGTGCCTTGAAGGCCTGACCGACCACAAGGTCTACGACCCCGACACGGGGAATATCATCACCGACATCGATCTGTTCGAAAAGGGTGTGATGTGGGAGCTGAGGACCGCGATCTACGGTGAGTCCGACTGGCTCAAGAAGCACGTGGACACGAAGCTCGCCAACTACCTCAAGTGCCGGAAGCTTCTTCCTGGGTATGAGAATGCTCCCATTGGCTTCAGGTTCACCAAGTCCGGCATGGACAGCCGCTTCCGGGCCGCGCTGGAGCAGCGCTTCGCGCAGCTCAGGCAGGACCACCCCGATCTGGACCTAAGACTGGAGATCGCAGATTGA
- a CDS encoding cytochrome P450 translates to MPCPHLPEGFDATDPDLLQSRVPLPEFARLRQTAPVWWCPQPRGVTGFDDEGYWVVTRHTDVKYVSTRPELYSSSENTAVIRFNEHISRDQIEAQRLIMLNMDPPEHTRVRQIVQRGFTPRAVRGLESALRDRARRIVEEAREAAGGSADGSFDFVTRIAVELPLQAIAELIGVPQEDRARIFDWSNKMVAYDDPEYAITEEIGAEAAMELIGYSMNLAAARKECPAKDIVTQLVAAEGEGNLSSDEFGFFVLLLAVAGNETTRNAISHGMHAFLTHPGQWELYKRERPATAAEEIVRWATPVVSFQRTATQDTELGGQKIRKGDRVGLFYSSANNDPEVFENPGTFDITRDPNPHLGFGGGGPHFCLGKSLAIQEIDLIFNAVADTLPDLRLAGDPRRLRAAWLNGIKELRVGVGG, encoded by the coding sequence ATGCCGTGCCCCCATCTCCCCGAAGGGTTCGACGCCACCGACCCCGACCTGCTGCAGAGCCGTGTCCCCCTCCCCGAGTTCGCCCGGTTGCGGCAGACGGCTCCCGTCTGGTGGTGCCCGCAGCCACGCGGCGTCACCGGCTTCGACGACGAGGGCTACTGGGTGGTCACCCGGCACACGGACGTCAAGTACGTGTCCACCCGCCCCGAGTTGTACTCGTCCAGCGAGAACACCGCTGTCATCCGCTTCAACGAGCACATCAGCCGCGACCAGATCGAGGCGCAGCGGCTGATCATGCTCAACATGGACCCGCCCGAGCACACGCGGGTCCGGCAGATAGTCCAGCGCGGCTTCACCCCGCGCGCCGTACGCGGACTGGAGTCGGCGCTGCGGGACCGCGCCCGGCGGATCGTCGAGGAGGCGAGGGAGGCCGCCGGGGGCAGCGCGGACGGCAGCTTCGACTTCGTCACCCGGATCGCCGTCGAACTCCCGCTGCAGGCCATCGCCGAACTCATCGGCGTACCGCAGGAGGACCGGGCGCGGATCTTCGACTGGTCGAACAAGATGGTGGCGTACGACGACCCGGAGTACGCGATCACGGAGGAGATCGGCGCCGAGGCCGCCATGGAGCTGATCGGCTACTCCATGAACCTGGCGGCCGCGCGCAAGGAGTGCCCGGCGAAGGACATCGTCACCCAGCTCGTCGCCGCCGAGGGCGAAGGCAACCTCTCCTCCGACGAGTTCGGCTTCTTCGTGCTGCTGCTCGCGGTGGCGGGCAACGAGACGACCCGCAACGCGATCAGCCACGGCATGCACGCCTTCCTCACCCACCCCGGCCAGTGGGAGCTCTACAAGCGGGAGCGGCCGGCGACCGCGGCCGAGGAGATCGTCCGCTGGGCCACGCCCGTGGTCTCCTTCCAGCGGACGGCGACCCAGGACACCGAACTCGGCGGCCAGAAGATCAGGAAGGGCGACCGGGTGGGCCTCTTCTACTCCTCCGCGAACAACGACCCCGAGGTCTTCGAGAACCCGGGGACGTTCGACATCACCCGCGACCCCAACCCGCACCTCGGTTTCGGCGGCGGAGGCCCTCACTTCTGCCTCGGCAAGTCCCTGGCCATCCAGGAGATCGACCTCATCTTCAACGCCGTCGCCGACACCCTGCCGGACCTGCGCCTGGCCGGCGACCCGCGCAGGCTGCGCGCCGCGTGGCTGAACGGGATCAAGGAACTCCGGGTGGGCGTCGGCGGCTGA
- a CDS encoding serine hydrolase domain-containing protein, giving the protein MIRLRVVSAILAALLLVATGLSGAQAQTVRPEFDPAVTEALDKAVTDTMARAGIPGVIVGVRVPGRGTYEKSFGVADKSSGTPMKTDLHMRIGSVTKTFTVTGLLQLVDQGRVGLDDPVGKYVEGVPGGNRITLRQLADMRSGLFNYTEDDKWEKTLEADPQQTFTPRQLLAYAFAHPPNFPPGTKWEYSNTNTVLLGLVIQEVTGQQLEDYLRQRVFAPLRLDRTSFPTDDAMPEPYAHGYTDYTKSGATTATPSGGTVDATHWNPSWAWAAGAVISDLDDLHTWLPALADGRLLDPGTQKERLRFGPTTIPQVQYGLGIMRVGGWIGHNGELPGYETLALQLPSQRATLVILVNSDTDHRGQSLSTMLGRAVTEVVTPRNVFDLPTAPQSEKSSPPPSRTPSPTS; this is encoded by the coding sequence ATGATCCGTCTCAGAGTCGTGTCGGCGATCCTCGCCGCCCTGCTGCTCGTCGCCACGGGCCTCTCCGGCGCACAGGCGCAGACCGTGCGCCCGGAATTCGATCCCGCCGTGACGGAGGCCCTCGACAAGGCCGTCACCGACACCATGGCGAGAGCCGGGATCCCGGGTGTGATCGTCGGCGTCCGGGTCCCCGGCCGCGGCACGTACGAGAAGTCGTTCGGCGTGGCCGACAAGTCCTCCGGCACACCGATGAAGACCGATCTGCACATGCGGATCGGCAGCGTCACCAAGACCTTCACGGTCACGGGCCTGCTGCAACTCGTCGACCAGGGCAGGGTCGGGCTGGACGATCCCGTCGGCAAGTACGTCGAGGGCGTCCCCGGCGGCAACCGGATCACCCTGCGCCAGCTCGCCGACATGCGCAGCGGCCTGTTCAACTACACCGAGGACGACAAGTGGGAGAAGACCCTCGAGGCCGACCCCCAGCAGACGTTCACACCTCGGCAGTTGCTCGCGTACGCGTTCGCGCACCCGCCGAACTTCCCGCCCGGCACCAAGTGGGAGTACAGCAACACGAACACGGTGCTGCTCGGGCTGGTGATCCAGGAGGTCACCGGACAGCAGCTGGAGGACTACCTCCGGCAGCGCGTCTTCGCGCCACTGCGGCTCGACCGGACCTCGTTCCCGACGGACGACGCGATGCCAGAGCCCTACGCCCACGGCTACACCGACTACACGAAGTCCGGCGCCACCACGGCCACTCCGTCCGGCGGCACGGTCGACGCCACCCACTGGAACCCGTCCTGGGCCTGGGCGGCCGGCGCCGTGATCTCCGACCTCGACGACCTGCACACCTGGTTGCCGGCCCTGGCCGACGGCCGGCTGCTCGACCCCGGCACGCAGAAGGAACGTCTGCGGTTCGGGCCGACGACGATCCCTCAAGTCCAGTACGGACTGGGCATCATGCGGGTGGGTGGCTGGATCGGTCACAACGGGGAGCTCCCCGGCTACGAGACGCTCGCCCTGCAACTGCCGTCCCAGCGGGCCACACTCGTGATCCTGGTCAACTCCGACACCGACCACCGCGGCCAGTCGCTGAGCACGATGCTCGGGCGCGCCGTCACCGAGGTGGTGACACCGCGCAACGTGTTCGACCTGCCGACCGCGCCCCAGTCCGAGAAGAGCAGCCCGCCCCCGTCACGGACACCGTCACCGACGTCCTAG